A single region of the Silene latifolia isolate original U9 population chromosome 8, ASM4854445v1, whole genome shotgun sequence genome encodes:
- the LOC141595632 gene encoding MLP-like protein 31 — protein sequence MAASAGLLKRKLVGEVEIREGAGDIFHDFLANKPHHLPNVNGDLVQGCELHEGAFGTPGSTIEWTYTVDGKRKTIKQKLEVVDEENKVMKFKCIEGELMKEYNYLIVTFEAVPVSNETSKVIWTFEYEKKEPGLPEPTAEMDALVTLAKEIDDHHHGIGN from the exons ATGGCAGCATCGGCAGGCCTTTTAAAGCGAAAGTTAGTCGGAGAAGTTGAGATAAGAGAAGGTGCCGGTGATATATTCCATGACTTCCTTGCAAATAAGCCTCACCATCTTCCTAACGTTAACGGAGACCTTGTTCAAGGATGTGAATTGCATGAAGGTGCCTTTGGTACTCCTGGATCAACCATCGAGTGGACCTATACTGTTG ATGGAAAAAGGAAAACAATAAAGCAAAAACTGGAAGTGGTAGATGAAGAAAACAAGGTGATGAAGTTCAAGTGCATTGAAGGAGAGCTAATGAAGGAGTATAACTATCTTATTGTCACTTTTGAAGCGGTTCCTGTGAGCAACGAAACAAGCAAAGTGATTTGGACATTTGAATATGAGAAGAAGGAGCCTGGTTTGCCAGAGCCAACTGCTGAAATGGATGCCCTTGTTACTTTAGCTAAAGAGATTGATGACCATCACCATGGCATTGGCAACTAG